One segment of Nostoc flagelliforme CCNUN1 DNA contains the following:
- a CDS encoding TVP38/TMEM64 family protein — protein MWNLKAGILLLTLSCIIATSIAVYLLGGIEPAQIQALLKSSGMWAPVIYVALYVVATMLVLPSTVLNLTGGAIFGPWLGTFWTSVGAVIAAIIAFIFTRTIGRQTVAKRLAGRWQAMDAEVRRGGLFYMFAIRLVPIMPYGLVNFVAGLTSISFKDYFLGTTLGTVPSVLPFVLLGSSGLKAVKTGDFLPLILALGLTGTLVAGSTWYRHRRSFPKKAVQSLKESNPSDDINPKNK, from the coding sequence GTGTGGAACTTGAAAGCTGGTATTTTACTACTCACACTGAGTTGCATAATTGCGACTAGTATAGCAGTATATCTTCTTGGCGGCATTGAACCAGCACAAATTCAAGCTTTGCTAAAATCTTCTGGTATGTGGGCACCTGTTATTTATGTTGCTTTGTACGTTGTAGCAACTATGTTAGTTTTGCCCTCAACAGTGCTAAATTTGACTGGAGGTGCAATTTTTGGCCCTTGGCTTGGTACTTTCTGGACTAGTGTTGGAGCAGTCATTGCGGCAATAATTGCTTTTATTTTTACTCGGACTATTGGACGGCAAACAGTTGCAAAACGACTAGCAGGACGCTGGCAAGCGATGGATGCTGAGGTGCGCCGTGGAGGGCTTTTTTATATGTTTGCCATCCGATTAGTACCAATCATGCCTTATGGTTTGGTTAACTTTGTGGCTGGACTAACTTCGATCAGCTTTAAAGATTATTTTCTAGGTACAACACTTGGTACTGTTCCTAGTGTATTACCTTTTGTACTACTGGGTAGTTCTGGTCTGAAGGCAGTTAAAACAGGCGATTTCTTGCCGCTAATACTCGCCTTGGGCTTAACTGGAACCCTGGTAGCAGGGTCTACTTGGTATCGCCATCGCCGGAGTTTTCCCAAAAAAGCTGTACAAAGTCTTAAAGAATCAAACCCTTCAGATGACATAAATCCGAAGAATAAATAA